From a region of the Methanobrevibacter sp. TMH8 genome:
- a CDS encoding formate--phosphoribosylaminoimidazolecarboxamide ligase, protein MGKVKKQDILDILDKYDKNDITIATLGSHTSLHILNGAKEEGFNTAVVCEKGREIPYKRFDVADEYIMVDKFKDIVDDDVQQKLKDMNSIVVPHGSFVAYAGLDRVEDDFNVPMFGNRDILRWEAERDLERQLLVENDIRIPYKYSNPSEIDRTVMVKFPGARGGRGYFVASSPEEFDKKIDAMKERNWIEDEDVAQAHIEEYVTGCNYCIHYFYSALKDEVELMGVDSRYESSIDGLVRMPAKDQLDVNFDPSYVITGNHPVVMRESLLPQVFEIGEKLVKSAAKLVSPGMNGPFCMQTLVNDDLEVIVFEISARTDGGTNTFMNGSSYSYLTYGEPMSMGRRVAREIKTALKEGGIEKIIT, encoded by the coding sequence CTTAATGGAGCTAAGGAAGAAGGTTTTAACACTGCCGTTGTTTGTGAAAAAGGGAGAGAAATACCTTATAAACGATTTGATGTTGCTGATGAATATATAATGGTAGATAAGTTCAAAGATATTGTGGATGATGATGTACAACAGAAATTAAAAGATATGAATTCAATTGTTGTCCCTCATGGGTCTTTTGTAGCTTATGCAGGTCTTGACAGAGTTGAAGATGATTTTAATGTGCCTATGTTTGGAAATAGGGATATCTTAAGATGGGAAGCAGAACGAGATCTTGAACGTCAACTTTTAGTTGAAAATGACATAAGGATACCTTACAAATACAGCAACCCATCAGAAATTGATAGAACTGTTATGGTTAAGTTTCCAGGAGCTCGAGGAGGTAGAGGATACTTTGTAGCTTCTTCACCTGAGGAATTCGATAAAAAAATTGATGCAATGAAAGAAAGAAACTGGATTGAAGATGAAGATGTTGCACAAGCACATATTGAAGAATATGTTACTGGTTGTAACTACTGTATACACTATTTCTATTCAGCATTAAAAGATGAAGTTGAACTTATGGGTGTTGATAGTAGATATGAGTCTAGTATTGATGGTTTAGTTCGAATGCCAGCTAAAGATCAATTAGATGTTAACTTTGATCCTTCTTATGTTATAACAGGAAATCACCCAGTAGTTATGAGGGAATCACTTTTACCACAAGTATTTGAAATTGGTGAAAAATTAGTAAAATCAGCTGCAAAATTAGTATCTCCAGGAATGAATGGTCCATTCTGTATGCAAACTCTTGTTAATGATGATCTTGAAGTTATTGTATTTGAAATTAGTGCAAGAACTGATGGTGGAACTAATACTTTCATGAATGGTTCATCATACAGTTACCTTACTTATGGGGAACCAATGAGTATGGGTAGAAGAGTGGCTCGTGAAATAAAAACAGCTTTAAAAGAAGGAGGAATAGAGAAAATAATTACCTAA